A single Agrococcus sp. ARC_14 DNA region contains:
- a CDS encoding ABC transporter permease, whose amino-acid sequence MSVDTAPGGPAPGPAPAKLAQLSMRRILPPVVTGQEIVLLAVIVVLWVLLGVFTPAFLTPGSIGPLLVQVAPIALVGVGMTFVIITAGIDVSVAAMIMVSAVVTARMMVSLDIPAPLAVLVAIAIGLALGALNGLLIAYGRVHPIIITFGTANVFQWLGLRVFDSSTVNGIPGTLDFLGRGSGGSTLGVPHSFAIAVVAVAAAWWFLRYAKAGRSLYAIGGNANAARLAGIKVQPRLVWVYAITGALAGLAACIMIATGTSSLDQSVGSGKELQVIAAVVIGGTSILGGRGSVVGTLLGAILVQTVVSGVTQLGWPTQLGFLFVGIFIVIAVGTDLIRERARRRA is encoded by the coding sequence ATGAGCGTCGACACCGCACCGGGCGGCCCGGCACCCGGCCCCGCACCCGCGAAGCTCGCGCAGCTCAGCATGCGCCGCATCCTGCCGCCGGTGGTGACCGGCCAGGAGATCGTGCTGCTCGCCGTCATCGTCGTGCTGTGGGTGCTGCTGGGCGTGTTCACGCCCGCGTTCCTGACACCCGGCTCGATCGGGCCCCTGCTCGTGCAGGTGGCGCCCATCGCGCTCGTCGGCGTCGGCATGACCTTCGTCATCATCACCGCGGGCATCGACGTCTCGGTCGCGGCGATGATCATGGTCTCCGCCGTCGTGACGGCGCGCATGATGGTGAGCCTCGACATCCCGGCACCGCTCGCGGTGCTCGTCGCGATCGCCATCGGCCTGGCCCTCGGCGCGCTCAACGGCCTGCTCATCGCCTACGGCCGCGTGCATCCGATCATCATCACCTTCGGCACCGCCAACGTGTTCCAGTGGCTGGGGCTGCGGGTCTTCGACTCGTCGACCGTGAACGGCATCCCCGGCACGCTCGACTTCCTCGGTCGCGGCAGCGGCGGCTCGACGCTCGGCGTGCCCCACTCGTTCGCCATCGCGGTCGTCGCGGTCGCCGCCGCCTGGTGGTTCCTGCGCTACGCGAAGGCCGGCCGCAGCCTGTACGCGATCGGCGGCAACGCGAACGCCGCGCGGCTCGCGGGCATCAAGGTGCAGCCGCGGCTCGTCTGGGTCTACGCGATCACCGGAGCGCTCGCCGGGCTCGCCGCGTGCATCATGATCGCCACCGGAACCTCGTCGCTCGACCAGTCGGTCGGCTCCGGCAAGGAGCTGCAGGTCATCGCAGCCGTCGTCATCGGCGGCACCTCGATCCTGGGTGGCCGCGGCAGCGTCGTCGGCACCCTGCTCGGCGCCATCCTCGTGCAGACGGTGGTCTCGGGCGTCACGCAGCTCGGCTGGCCCACCCAGCTGGGCTTCCTGTTCGTCGGCATCTTCATCGTGATCGCCGTCGGCACCGATCTCATCCGCGAGCGAGCGAGGAGGCGCGCATGA
- a CDS encoding class II aldolase/adducin family protein: MSAADAQQARDALLALCHALGEPHRELAILGEGNVSVALGGADASPDDSATASADTSADRGARMLVKASGSTLGSAGADDLVECELAPILAVLDAPVADGHGTDGHGTDGLDADDAVTAALMASRVDPQAKRPSVEALLHAVVLSAGAGAACHTHPVAANGILCSDRAELIAAGALFPDHVVVLGQHALFVPYLDPGLQLALHMRDALRAFAEEHGRLPKIAYLQNHGIFAIGDDPAECLRITEMADKHARILTAALAIGEPAFLDEAVLDRIENRADEHHRRRVLQGKR; the protein is encoded by the coding sequence ATGAGCGCCGCCGACGCGCAGCAGGCGCGCGACGCGCTGCTGGCGCTGTGCCACGCCCTCGGTGAGCCGCATCGCGAGCTCGCCATCCTCGGCGAGGGGAACGTGAGCGTCGCGCTCGGCGGGGCTGACGCCAGCCCTGACGACAGCGCCACCGCCAGCGCCGACACGAGCGCCGACCGAGGCGCCCGGATGCTCGTGAAGGCCTCGGGCTCGACGCTCGGGTCTGCGGGCGCCGACGACCTCGTCGAGTGCGAGCTCGCGCCCATCCTCGCGGTGCTCGACGCGCCGGTCGCTGACGGGCACGGCACCGACGGGCACGGCACCGACGGGCTGGACGCGGATGATGCGGTGACCGCAGCGCTCATGGCCAGTCGCGTCGACCCGCAGGCGAAGCGGCCGAGCGTCGAGGCGCTGCTGCACGCGGTCGTGCTCTCCGCCGGCGCGGGCGCCGCGTGCCATACGCATCCGGTCGCCGCCAACGGCATCCTCTGCTCCGATCGGGCCGAGCTCATCGCCGCAGGGGCGCTGTTCCCCGACCATGTCGTCGTGCTCGGCCAGCACGCGCTGTTCGTGCCCTACCTCGACCCCGGCCTGCAGCTTGCGCTGCACATGCGCGATGCGCTGCGGGCCTTCGCCGAGGAGCACGGGCGGCTGCCGAAGATCGCCTATCTGCAGAACCACGGCATCTTCGCCATCGGTGATGACCCGGCCGAGTGCCTGCGGATCACCGAGATGGCCGACAAGCACGCCCGGATCCTGACCGCGGCGCTCGCGATCGGGGAGCCGGCCTTCCTCGACGAGGCCGTGCTCGATCGGATCGAGAATCGCGCGGACGAGCACCACCGCCGCCGCGTCCTGCAAGGAAAGAGGTAA
- a CDS encoding L-ribulose-5-phosphate 4-epimerase, translating into MSAVDRIRAEVCALHAWLTRAGLVQWTGGNVSARVPGEELFVIKPSGVDYDDLTPERMVLCTLDGEVVPGSGELRPSSDTAAHAYVYRHMPQVGGVVHTHSPYATAWAARGEPIPCHLTAMADEFGGPIPVGPFARIGDDAIGRGIVETLQGHRSRAVLMRSHGPFTIGADAREAVQAAVMLEDVARTMHLARQLGPTVPIDQADVDALFARYQGVYGQQEGEA; encoded by the coding sequence ATGAGCGCCGTCGACCGCATCCGCGCCGAGGTCTGCGCCCTGCACGCCTGGCTCACGCGCGCCGGCCTCGTGCAGTGGACCGGCGGCAACGTCTCGGCCAGGGTGCCGGGGGAGGAGCTGTTCGTGATCAAGCCCAGCGGCGTCGACTACGACGACCTGACGCCCGAGCGCATGGTGCTGTGCACGCTCGACGGCGAGGTCGTGCCGGGCTCCGGCGAGCTGCGACCGTCGAGCGACACGGCCGCGCACGCCTACGTCTACCGGCACATGCCGCAGGTGGGCGGCGTCGTGCACACCCACTCGCCCTACGCGACCGCGTGGGCGGCGCGCGGGGAGCCCATCCCCTGCCACCTCACGGCGATGGCCGACGAGTTCGGCGGGCCGATCCCGGTGGGACCCTTCGCCCGCATCGGCGACGACGCGATCGGCCGCGGCATCGTCGAGACGCTGCAGGGCCATCGCTCGCGCGCCGTGCTCATGCGCAGCCACGGCCCGTTCACGATCGGGGCGGATGCGCGGGAGGCCGTGCAGGCGGCCGTGATGCTCGAGGATGTCGCGCGCACGATGCATCTCGCGCGGCAGCTCGGCCCGACCGTGCCGATCGACCAGGCCGACGTCGATGCGCTCTTCGCCCGGTATCAGGGTGTCTACGGCCAGCAGGAGGGCGAGGCATGA
- the araB gene encoding ribulokinase, which translates to MSVVIGIDFGTLSGRALVVRTSDGAELGTAVHDYGHGVIDEQLGETRLPPEWALQHPLDWLEVLRIAVPAALADAGVDAHDVIGIGCDFTASTPLPALADGTPLCLVDGWQQRPHAYPKLWKHHAAQEQADRINAVAAERGEPWLARYGGAISSEWQVAKALQVFEEDRAAFDAAERWIEASDWIVQQLSGVHLRNASAAGYKGMLQDGALPSAAYFEALAPGFSAVAAKLEGPVGELGAAAGGLTAAMAVVTGLPEGIAVAVGNVDAHVTAPAVKATGTGSLVAIMGTSTCHILNAERLVDVAGMCGAVDGGITAGLWGYEAGQSGVGDILAWFVEHQVPASVQREASERGVSVHALLTERGWAKPIGAHGLVALDWHGGNRSVLVDARLSGLVVGMTLATRADDIYRALVEATAYGARRIVEAFREAGVPVERFVAAGGLLRNEHLMQTYADVLGMPIDVAVSEQAPALGAAIHAAVAAGAHPDITVAADAMGAVERDRYRPAAAAVAAYDEGYRDYLALHDAFGRGDDLLMHRLKRRRAEALA; encoded by the coding sequence GTGAGCGTCGTCATCGGCATCGACTTCGGCACGCTCAGCGGTCGCGCGCTCGTCGTGCGCACCTCGGATGGCGCAGAGCTCGGCACCGCCGTGCACGACTACGGCCACGGCGTCATCGACGAGCAGCTCGGCGAGACGCGGCTGCCGCCGGAGTGGGCGCTGCAGCACCCGCTCGACTGGCTCGAGGTGCTGCGCATCGCGGTGCCCGCGGCGCTGGCCGACGCCGGTGTGGACGCGCACGACGTGATCGGCATCGGCTGCGACTTCACCGCATCCACCCCCCTGCCCGCACTCGCCGACGGCACCCCGCTGTGCCTCGTCGACGGCTGGCAGCAGCGCCCGCACGCCTACCCGAAGCTGTGGAAGCATCACGCCGCGCAGGAGCAGGCCGACCGCATCAACGCCGTCGCCGCCGAGCGCGGCGAGCCCTGGCTCGCGCGCTATGGCGGCGCCATCTCGAGCGAGTGGCAGGTCGCCAAGGCGCTGCAGGTGTTCGAGGAGGATCGCGCGGCCTTCGACGCCGCCGAGCGCTGGATCGAGGCGAGCGACTGGATCGTGCAGCAGCTCAGCGGCGTCCACCTGCGCAACGCCTCTGCGGCCGGCTACAAGGGGATGCTGCAGGACGGCGCGCTGCCGTCGGCGGCGTACTTCGAGGCGCTCGCCCCCGGCTTCTCGGCCGTCGCGGCGAAGCTCGAGGGGCCGGTCGGCGAGCTCGGCGCGGCCGCCGGCGGCCTCACCGCCGCGATGGCCGTCGTGACCGGGCTGCCGGAGGGCATCGCGGTGGCCGTCGGCAACGTCGACGCGCACGTCACGGCGCCCGCGGTCAAGGCGACCGGCACCGGCTCGCTGGTCGCGATCATGGGCACCAGCACGTGCCACATCCTCAACGCCGAGCGGCTCGTCGACGTCGCCGGCATGTGCGGTGCGGTCGACGGCGGCATCACCGCAGGCCTGTGGGGCTACGAGGCGGGGCAGTCCGGCGTGGGCGACATCCTCGCCTGGTTCGTCGAGCACCAGGTGCCCGCGAGCGTGCAGCGCGAAGCCTCGGAGCGCGGCGTGAGCGTGCACGCGCTGCTCACCGAGCGAGGCTGGGCGAAGCCCATCGGCGCGCACGGCCTCGTGGCGCTCGACTGGCACGGCGGCAATCGCTCGGTGCTCGTCGACGCCCGGCTGTCGGGGCTCGTGGTCGGCATGACGCTCGCCACCAGGGCAGACGACATCTACCGAGCGCTGGTCGAGGCCACGGCCTACGGCGCCCGTCGCATCGTCGAGGCGTTCCGCGAGGCGGGCGTGCCGGTCGAGCGCTTCGTGGCGGCCGGCGGCCTGCTGCGCAACGAGCACCTCATGCAGACCTACGCCGACGTGCTCGGCATGCCCATCGACGTCGCGGTGAGCGAGCAGGCTCCGGCGCTCGGCGCCGCGATCCACGCTGCCGTCGCCGCGGGCGCGCATCCCGACATCACGGTCGCGGCGGATGCCATGGGTGCCGTCGAGCGCGACCGGTACCGGCCGGCGGCGGCCGCGGTCGCCGCCTACGACGAGGGCTACCGCGACTACCTGGCGCTGCACGACGCCTTCGGTCGCGGCGACGACCTGCTCATGCATCGGCTCAAGCGCCGCCGCGCAGAGGCCCTCGCATGA
- a CDS encoding sugar ABC transporter ATP-binding protein, producing the protein MTDTAPASDTAPRLEMRDLSKRYGGVRAIRHADLTVMPGTVHALVGENGAGKSTLIKILAGAEQPDTGTITIDGQQVSIGSTSDAIALGVQTVYQEPQLFPELTVAENFFVGREITRGPAIDWRAQAPRMLELLDTVGLDRGLASQPLGTLSIAKQQQVSIAKALLERASVLILDEPSAILTDSEIEVLFGVVRRLAAEGVSIIYISHRLDELFRIADEVTIMRDGETVSSQPIGELTVREIAERMVGGTLAEGVRAASEPGAPVLELEGLSLAGAFDDVSFSVREGEIVGLYGLVGCGAAEVGEVVYGMRRATGGRMRSVGSDRHVTNPSAAKRRGIRMLPANRASQGAFAFQPIAFNITIGSLSLLGKVPGWVSPKVEQRIARDLITKLSVKTPSERQPIGAMSGGNAQKVVLARQIVEHPKLLVLAEPTQGVDVGAKEEIHGIVADLADKGAAVLVITTDLAEVLRVSDRILVFRAGRLAKEFPPTASQASLLAAAAGAIEEDAA; encoded by the coding sequence ATGACCGACACCGCACCGGCCAGCGACACCGCACCCAGGCTCGAGATGCGCGACCTCTCGAAGCGCTACGGCGGCGTCCGCGCCATCCGCCACGCAGACCTCACCGTCATGCCGGGCACCGTGCACGCCCTGGTGGGCGAGAACGGCGCAGGCAAGTCCACGCTCATCAAGATCCTCGCGGGCGCCGAGCAGCCCGACACCGGCACCATCACCATCGACGGCCAGCAGGTCTCCATCGGCTCCACCTCCGACGCCATCGCGCTCGGCGTGCAGACCGTCTACCAGGAGCCGCAGCTCTTCCCAGAGCTCACCGTCGCCGAGAACTTCTTCGTGGGCCGCGAGATCACCCGCGGCCCCGCCATCGACTGGCGCGCGCAGGCGCCGCGCATGCTCGAGCTGCTCGACACCGTCGGCCTCGACCGCGGTCTCGCCTCGCAGCCGCTCGGCACGCTCTCGATCGCCAAGCAGCAGCAGGTCTCGATCGCGAAGGCGCTGCTCGAGCGGGCGAGCGTGCTCATCCTCGACGAGCCCAGCGCCATCCTCACCGACAGCGAGATCGAGGTGCTCTTCGGGGTGGTGCGGCGGCTGGCCGCCGAGGGCGTCTCCATCATCTACATCAGCCACCGCCTCGACGAGCTGTTCCGCATCGCCGACGAGGTGACGATCATGCGCGACGGCGAGACCGTCTCGTCGCAGCCGATCGGCGAGCTGACGGTGCGCGAGATCGCCGAGCGCATGGTCGGCGGCACCCTCGCGGAGGGCGTGCGAGCGGCCAGCGAGCCCGGCGCGCCGGTGCTCGAGCTCGAGGGGCTCTCGCTCGCCGGCGCCTTCGACGACGTCTCGTTCAGCGTGCGCGAGGGCGAGATCGTCGGGCTCTACGGCCTGGTCGGCTGCGGCGCGGCAGAGGTGGGCGAGGTCGTCTACGGCATGCGCCGCGCGACCGGGGGGCGGATGCGCTCCGTCGGCTCCGACAGGCACGTCACGAATCCCTCGGCAGCCAAGCGCCGCGGCATCCGCATGCTGCCTGCCAACCGCGCGTCGCAGGGCGCGTTCGCCTTCCAGCCGATCGCCTTCAACATCACGATCGGCTCGCTCTCGCTGCTGGGGAAGGTGCCCGGCTGGGTCTCCCCGAAGGTCGAGCAGCGCATCGCGCGCGATCTCATCACGAAGCTCTCGGTGAAGACCCCGTCCGAGCGGCAGCCGATCGGCGCCATGTCGGGCGGCAACGCGCAGAAGGTGGTGCTCGCGCGTCAGATCGTCGAGCACCCGAAGCTGCTGGTGCTCGCCGAGCCGACCCAGGGCGTCGACGTCGGCGCCAAGGAGGAGATCCACGGCATCGTCGCCGACCTCGCCGACAAGGGCGCTGCCGTGCTCGTCATCACGACCGACCTGGCGGAGGTGCTGCGCGTCTCGGATCGCATCCTCGTGTTCCGCGCCGGCCGCCTCGCCAAGGAGTTCCCGCCCACCGCCAGCCAGGCGTCGCTGCTCGCGGCCGCCGCCGGCGCGATCGAGGAGGACGCCGCATGA
- a CDS encoding ABC transporter permease, whose protein sequence is MTAVKPGVRHQTDASVGPMDRVRDWFANGGLKDRAVLLLTLIILLVVVLSILDAAGQTSGEFNSDYLASTLIAYVPLALLAIAELFVITSGRGGIDLSVGSMVSLSGIVFAMLFQQAGLPMVVSIVLAVVFGALLGAVNGFLSAYLGFPPLIATLATFYGYRSIALVVSEQRPISGPEISEFYNAAKAIELPLIGQSLPLVPLGVFTFLLPVAVVAWFVLNRTAYGRSLYAIGTNDTAAQWAGIDTRRTRMGAFVAAGAISGLVGVYTVAQFASARPDAGTSGSGMALPAITIAVLGGVAITGGIGKLSGVLLAALLIVWLNASILLVVPGNDGAQAQLLALGLVLLGAALFGQLSLRRRRLTPVPPVTGAVPAVRSQ, encoded by the coding sequence ATGACCGCCGTCAAGCCGGGTGTCCGGCACCAGACCGATGCCTCCGTCGGCCCCATGGATCGCGTGCGCGACTGGTTCGCGAACGGCGGCCTCAAGGATCGCGCGGTGCTGCTGCTGACGCTCATCATCCTGCTCGTCGTCGTGCTGTCGATCCTCGACGCCGCGGGCCAGACGAGCGGCGAGTTCAACAGCGACTACCTCGCATCGACACTCATCGCCTACGTGCCGCTGGCGCTGCTGGCGATCGCCGAGCTGTTCGTCATCACCTCCGGCCGCGGCGGCATCGACCTCTCGGTCGGCTCGATGGTGTCGCTCTCCGGCATCGTCTTCGCGATGCTCTTCCAGCAGGCGGGGCTGCCGATGGTCGTCTCGATCGTGCTGGCCGTGGTCTTCGGGGCGCTGCTGGGCGCCGTCAACGGCTTCCTCTCGGCCTACCTCGGCTTCCCACCGCTCATCGCGACGCTCGCGACCTTCTACGGCTACCGCTCGATCGCGCTGGTCGTGAGCGAGCAGCGCCCGATCTCGGGCCCCGAGATCTCCGAGTTCTACAACGCGGCCAAGGCGATCGAGCTGCCCCTCATCGGGCAGTCGCTGCCGCTCGTGCCGCTGGGCGTGTTCACCTTCCTGCTGCCGGTCGCGGTGGTGGCGTGGTTCGTGCTGAACCGCACCGCCTACGGCCGCTCGCTCTACGCGATCGGCACGAACGACACGGCTGCGCAGTGGGCGGGCATCGACACCCGTCGCACCAGGATGGGCGCGTTCGTCGCCGCTGGTGCCATCTCGGGCCTCGTGGGCGTCTACACCGTCGCGCAGTTCGCCTCGGCCCGGCCGGATGCGGGCACGAGCGGCAGCGGCATGGCGCTGCCCGCGATCACGATCGCGGTGCTCGGCGGCGTCGCCATCACCGGCGGCATCGGCAAGCTCAGCGGCGTGCTGCTCGCGGCGCTGCTGATCGTCTGGCTCAACGCGTCGATCCTGCTCGTGGTGCCCGGCAACGACGGAGCCCAGGCGCAGCTGCTGGCGCTCGGCCTCGTGCTGCTGGGGGCCGCGCTCTTCGGCCAGCTCTCGCTGCGCAGGCGACGATTGACGCCCGTGCCACCGGTCACCGGTGCTGTGCCAGCGGTGCGGTCGCAGTGA
- a CDS encoding DeoR/GlpR family DNA-binding transcription regulator, translated as MVTRDSRILDALDQHGAVQVADLARDLGVSEVTIRKDLDALAERDLLRRTRGGALPPVRGDEGAFADRMRREAEAKRLVAEHAASLVDDGDVIALDTSSTAHFLALELVHRTGLVVVTQSLRTAVVLMERSDARVIIPGGTLRRESSGLVGPITDALVGRGRIDKAFVGVVGLSPERGLLELATDEAISKQGLVDASDEVHALFDSSKTTGFALHSFASAGQVTSLITDERASDDFVEQWEAAGVSVARVPLGTQTTGTEPVPARAGRASRRLIQKEHR; from the coding sequence GTGGTCACTCGCGATTCGCGCATCCTCGATGCGCTGGATCAGCACGGCGCCGTCCAGGTCGCCGACCTGGCCAGGGATCTCGGTGTCTCGGAGGTCACGATCCGCAAGGATCTCGACGCGCTCGCCGAGCGCGACCTGCTCCGCAGGACCCGTGGCGGCGCGCTGCCGCCCGTGCGCGGCGACGAGGGCGCCTTCGCCGACCGCATGCGTCGCGAGGCCGAGGCCAAGCGACTCGTCGCCGAGCACGCCGCGTCGCTCGTCGACGACGGCGACGTCATCGCGCTCGACACCTCGAGCACCGCGCACTTCCTCGCGCTCGAGCTCGTGCACCGCACGGGGCTCGTCGTGGTGACGCAGTCGCTGCGCACCGCCGTCGTGCTCATGGAGCGCTCCGACGCCCGCGTCATCATCCCCGGCGGCACCCTGCGCCGCGAGAGCTCGGGCCTCGTCGGCCCGATCACGGACGCGCTCGTCGGTCGGGGTCGCATCGACAAGGCCTTCGTCGGCGTCGTGGGCCTCTCGCCGGAGCGCGGCCTGCTCGAGCTCGCCACCGACGAGGCCATCTCGAAGCAGGGCCTGGTCGACGCCAGCGACGAGGTCCACGCGCTGTTCGACAGCAGCAAGACCACCGGCTTCGCGCTGCACTCGTTCGCGAGCGCCGGGCAGGTGACGAGCCTCATCACCGATGAGCGCGCATCCGACGACTTCGTCGAGCAGTGGGAAGCGGCCGGCGTCAGCGTCGCGCGCGTCCCCCTCGGCACCCAGACGACCGGCACCGAGCCGGTCCCGGCGCGGGCGGGAAGGGCCTCCCGTCGCCTCATCCAGAAGGAGCATCGATGA
- a CDS encoding sugar phosphate isomerase/epimerase, with protein MRIGCHGFVFSGTFDEAGIRTAIEGVQRAGFDFIEMPLMDPHSFDEQVAAQVLADTGITMTSSLGLTAETDISSEDPAVVQRGEDLLMRAIDIVAHVEGTDLCGVIYSALQKYAQVASESSREHSAAALRRLGDYAAERNVQLSLEVVNRYETNIANTAREGLRFLDLVGHDNVHLHLDTYHMNIEESGMLEPVLDAGDRLRYVHIGESHRGYLGSGSVDFDGLFRGLARAKYDGPVVFESFSSAVVDEQLTRSLGIWRNLWDDSDDLAAHANRFIRDGLRAVETIAMH; from the coding sequence ATGCGCATCGGCTGCCACGGCTTCGTGTTCTCCGGCACCTTCGACGAGGCGGGCATCCGCACCGCCATCGAGGGGGTGCAGCGCGCGGGCTTCGACTTCATCGAGATGCCGCTGATGGATCCGCACTCCTTCGACGAGCAGGTCGCGGCACAGGTTCTCGCCGACACGGGCATCACCATGACCTCCTCGCTCGGCCTCACCGCCGAGACCGACATCTCGAGCGAGGATCCCGCGGTCGTCCAGCGCGGTGAAGACCTGCTCATGCGCGCCATCGACATCGTCGCCCACGTCGAGGGCACCGATCTCTGCGGCGTCATCTACTCGGCGCTGCAGAAGTACGCGCAGGTCGCGAGCGAGTCCAGCCGCGAGCACAGCGCGGCCGCCTTGCGCAGGCTGGGCGACTACGCGGCAGAGCGCAACGTGCAGCTCTCGCTCGAGGTCGTCAACCGCTACGAGACCAACATCGCCAACACCGCGCGCGAGGGCCTGCGGTTCCTCGACCTGGTCGGCCACGACAACGTGCACCTGCACCTCGACACGTACCACATGAACATCGAGGAGTCGGGGATGCTCGAGCCGGTGCTCGACGCCGGCGACCGGCTGCGCTACGTGCACATCGGCGAGAGCCACCGCGGCTATCTGGGCTCCGGCTCCGTCGACTTCGACGGGCTGTTCCGCGGCCTCGCGCGGGCGAAGTACGACGGTCCGGTGGTCTTCGAGTCGTTCTCGAGCGCCGTCGTCGACGAGCAGCTGACGCGCTCGCTCGGCATCTGGCGCAACCTCTGGGATGACTCCGACGACCTCGCCGCGCACGCCAACCGCTTCATCCGCGACGGCCTGCGCGCGGTCGAGACCATCGCGATGCACTGA
- a CDS encoding autoinducer 2 ABC transporter substrate-binding protein, with protein sequence MKISRRITGALALTAAAAVVLAGCTSRNDTGSTPEPGATEGGDEQITIAFVPKLQGIPYFEAMNTGGQQAAEELGFEWLYQGPTTADAAAQADIVRSFIQQGVDVLFVAPNDPNSMAPLLQEAQDAGIHVATTDTDAPDSVRELFVSQASVQGIGEQLTDSLLEAMGGSGQYAIVSCGETAANLNAWIEVQEAHTASEYPDAEIVDIVYAGEDQAAATQMALDLMNSNPELTGLIGECTSSAPGVAQAVEDAGRTGEVFTVGLGTPRAMLPYLESGSSSASILWDVEGLGWLTGWAGMQLANDGDLADTSSITNEAIPDVSYDEATAELLLGPPTIFTAENAGDYDY encoded by the coding sequence ATGAAGATCTCACGCAGGATCACGGGCGCACTGGCGCTCACGGCGGCCGCTGCCGTCGTGCTCGCCGGCTGCACCTCGCGAAACGACACCGGCTCGACCCCCGAGCCGGGTGCCACGGAAGGCGGCGACGAGCAGATCACGATCGCCTTCGTGCCCAAGCTGCAGGGCATCCCCTACTTCGAGGCCATGAACACCGGCGGCCAGCAGGCCGCAGAGGAGCTCGGCTTCGAGTGGCTCTACCAGGGGCCCACGACCGCCGACGCCGCCGCGCAGGCCGACATCGTGCGCTCGTTCATCCAGCAGGGCGTCGACGTGCTGTTCGTGGCACCGAACGACCCGAACTCCATGGCGCCGCTGCTGCAGGAGGCGCAGGACGCCGGCATCCACGTCGCCACCACCGACACCGATGCACCGGACTCGGTGCGCGAGCTCTTCGTCAGCCAGGCATCCGTGCAGGGCATCGGCGAGCAGCTCACCGACTCGCTGCTCGAGGCGATGGGCGGCTCCGGCCAGTACGCGATCGTCTCGTGCGGCGAGACGGCGGCGAACCTCAACGCCTGGATCGAGGTGCAGGAGGCCCACACCGCGTCCGAGTACCCGGACGCCGAGATCGTCGACATCGTCTACGCGGGTGAGGATCAGGCCGCTGCGACGCAGATGGCGCTCGACCTCATGAACTCCAACCCGGAGCTCACCGGCCTCATCGGCGAGTGCACCTCGAGCGCCCCGGGCGTCGCGCAGGCGGTCGAGGATGCGGGCCGCACCGGCGAGGTCTTCACGGTGGGCCTCGGCACGCCGCGGGCGATGCTGCCCTACCTGGAGTCGGGCTCGTCGAGCGCCTCGATCCTGTGGGACGTCGAGGGCCTCGGCTGGCTGACCGGCTGGGCAGGCATGCAGCTGGCGAACGACGGCGACCTCGCCGACACCTCCAGCATCACCAACGAGGCGATCCCGGATGTGTCGTACGACGAGGCGACGGCAGAGCTGCTGCTCGGCCCGCCGACCATCTTCACCGCTGAGAACGCCGGCGACTACGACTACTGA